The following is a genomic window from Fusarium verticillioides 7600 chromosome 5, whole genome shotgun sequence.
TTGCGGTGGTCTCCGGGGATGTAGATTATGCTCAATAAAAAATCTCGAAGATCATATGATGGCAAGTTGTTTCGTGCTGCCCAGGAATAGATTCCGTCTATGAAATATTTTGATGTAATGGTACCGCTTAAAATCTAGGGATGAGGAACTCAAAGCCTGATAATGATACTTATTGTTTGGGAGACACACCCGGTCTTCCTGTCTGCAGTGCATCCCTGCTcaagtcttgttcttttttcGCTGCCCAATGCTCATGAACTGAATATATATGAGGGGCGCCAATATTGCAGTGGCGAGAATGCCCgatattataataaaatGGCCCGTGGTGGTTGTCTGAGTCTCGAAGCCAATGTCATCGTCGCCCATTGCGCTCCTTTGTCTCCTATCTTTGCGCCGTTGGTCCTCTCTTCGATGTGTTCGCGTGTGTCCCGCCTTGTCAAAGTGAGGAACATCATTCTGGTGTCCAAAAGGGTCATCTCCAGGTCCCATTCCCCCATGGGAAGACTCATGACTAAAAGGGTCACCCCATGGGCTTTTCTGGCGACTATGCGATCCGCCGTGTTCGTGTGTTGATGTGCCTCCACCACCTGTACTCTCTTCATGGGCCTTGCGACGCTTATCTGCCTGCTCTCCCCAGCCTCCGCTGCGGTAAAAGCTAGGCGGCGGACCGCGAAAAGTACCTCTCCTGCGACTCAAACCTGACGGTGCGCGACCGCCAGGCTGATGAGAGTGGTAAGAGCCGCGATGGGAGTGAGTTTgtggtgggtggtggtgcaAACGAAGGACATCGCGATCGTAGGCTGCTCGACGAGTCTTGTCAGACAGAACAGTATATGATTCGGAGATCAGGGCGAACGTCGAAGATGCGGTTGGATCAGATGGATTTGCATCGGGATGGTGGGTTTTTGAAAGAGAATAGAAAGACCTGAACTGTCAGCTTCCCGCACCCCACAAGCATCAGAGTTAGGAGCAGTACTTTTTTATTTCAGCAGGTGTTGCATCGTGCCTTATCTTAAGCCTCTCGTAGTGATTCTTACGCGCGACCTCATCATGCCGCCCTCTTCGCTGCTGAGCTCGCAGCCCAATTGCGACGATGTTTGATGTCCGACACCGGAGCAGTTCATTGCTACATGTTGAAAGAATTGGCGCGGGGCGCAGGCTACAGAGGGAAGAGGAACGCAACGGCATGCCGCATTACGGCCGAGGAAAGAGAATGTCTAGGTCGGTAGAGAGGGTAGAGGAAAAATTAGGGGGAGCCGTTGGAAATGTTGCAGAAGATTCGGGTAATTGAGTGGGAGGCGTtcctaggtacctaaggtagaTTATTATTTTCGATGATGTAATCTCTGGAGGTAAATAGCATGCGTCAGGCGGGGTGATGCGTGTAGCGGGATGATTGATAGCAGCTTGGGCGCCTTTGAATGTTCAATGACATCAATTTGCTGCAGGATAGATTGTTTCTGAATCGTCATTGACTGTTATAAATCATTTCAGGAGCACATGTCTCGACTTTGATCCAGTGGGAAACCCCTAGGCATCATAACGCAACTCGGTATAGACTTGACGTAGACTTGCTTCAGAAAACGCAGGAAGTAATGTTAGAGGAAGAAAAGTTCATTGCTGCAAGTATTTCGTATACCAATAAAAACAAAATCATGCACTTGTTACACTTTAAGGTAGCCCATtaaaacaccaacagcccaTAGCTGTACCAGGTCAAGAAAGCCTATAGATTAATGGCCAAATTTCCACCAcgttgtctttttcttgggagcctcaacttcctcaccCTTGGGACGCCTCAAGGGATGAGCCTCAGTGTTGAGCACCCACTCATCCAAGTTGATAACGTCGGGATCATCAAATGTGAGATAGAAGTACTTGATTGTTTCTGACATCCAGAATGTCTAGCGAGAGTTAGTTAGTTAGTTTTTTTttagttttttttttttgccaATGATTTGAGACCGAGCGCAACCTACCTCCATGTTATCACGCTTGTCGCTCCCCTTCTTGTTAACGTCACTAATTGTAGCAAAAGCCTCTTGGGTCTCGGTCTGCTTGACGATGCCCTCCCACATACGCCAAGCAGCAGTCCGCCAGACTTCGTCGCCTGTGATGCGCCACATGTAAAAGACGCTCTCGATGGCCTCGGGGCGCAGGCGGTATTCTGAGTTTCTAACTCGAATGAAACCCTCGGGAAgcttatccttcttctcgacagGCTTGTCACTCCAGCGGCACTTGCTGGTGATGGACTCACAAGCCTCAAGCTGAGCGATTTCGGGCATAATATTGGTGGGGAACGCATCATATGCCCAGACACAGCCAGCGGTGAGACGAGAGCCGAGATCAACGAAGTCGCTCCGAGAGAGGAGTTTACCAGCCAGAGCATATGTACCACCGACAAAGCATGTCAAATGCTGCATCTCAGCAGTTAGCTCAGGCTTGCTatcctcttctcctgccAAAACATTGCCGGACATCAAGATATCCAAGTCCTCAGGGTTACGAGGCTTATATAGAATGTGCTTGACAGCGGTATCAAGCGCCTTGGTGGTCATTTCGACATATTCAGAATCCAGGCCACCCAACAAAGCATGCATCTTGGGCAAATATTCGTAGAGCGAATCTGCACCAGCACCGAGGGTAAAGCGAGCTTCGTCAACTTTCTCATCGCGGTAGTTCATAACATGGGGCCATAAGCCAGGAATTTTGGTCTTGTCCTGGTTGCGATAGAAGAACTGCTTAATGCGCTCAGTAGCATCGTAGTACTTGGGGTTGCCAGTGATCTGGGACAGTCGGGTAAACTCGAGGCACATTGAGCCTCCCGCAGCACCAGACATGGATGTGTCCGCCTGCTGGGAACCactcttggcagccttgaaaTAGAGCCAGTGGGATGGCAATCGATTGGGGGTATCGAACGCCGCGTAGAGCATTTCGCCTAGTTCGATGGCCTTGCCGAGGAGAACAGCTTCGTCAGAAAGCTCGTAGGCGGAGAGGAGGCCACCGAGATGGCGGATAGCCACCTCGAACAGATTGAGGTAGTCGTCGCTAGTCTGCGACCAATCGATCATGGCGACAACCTTGACGGCTTCCCTGAATTCATCCTTCATATCAAGAATCCACAAAGtgtcgagagcatcgatgatTTGGGCAGCCCAACCAGAAAATGTCATCTTTCCACGGAGGGAGACGGGTGCGAGCTCATCCCAGCCCCACGCATACTTCTTGTAGGCTTCCCAGCTCTTGGTAAATGCTTGCTTGATGGCTGCTTTCCTAGCCGTGGTTTCGCTTTCTTCTTTATAGTCTTCGGTGCGCTCTTTCTGAATTCGAGGCAGTAGTTTGAACGTGCCGTTCGGTGGGCTCTTGACATCCTCGACTGGGTGGAAGACCTGTTGCTTGCTCCAATCGTAGCTACTCGGAAGATAGTTATATGTGCCAATTCTCACCGTACGATAGCGCTCGTAGGGGCGAAAGTTATGGATCATGAACCATGTGATAgcgatgaggagaaagaggataATGTAGCGACGACCTGGTCGTCCTTGAAACGTGGCTAACATGGTTATGATATGTGCATTACGGGGCAAAACGGTCAGATGTCGAAATAATGTAGTTATCTCAACTGATTAGAGGCAGGTGGATGAAGAATAATTGGATCAAAGGAGCGACGTGAAGGGCGAACTAGGTAAGCATGAAGTAGAAAGCGAGCAATGAAAGCACCGCGTAGCGAATGTTAGGGagggaaaagggaagaagagtcaaagTAATTTGCATGAGAAATACCCAGTTACCTATCTACCTAAGTAAGTAGTAGTAATCAAACACAGTTGCGGCCGACCTTGAGTTGGTTTGGGTAGGGAATGTCTTGAAATGTGCGGCGCAAGCGTGCGTGGAGGCTCAATGAGTAAAGGAGTGACATTGGTCCTGTTACTGGAAGCCAAGTCCGCCAACTCCAAGGGAGGGAGGGTTGCATATGCGCCTATAAGGGGGGAGGCTTGCGTTAGTTGTTTATAGCTACTAGGTAATAAGCCACGTACATTAGTACACATATACAATAAGGCCTGAAAGATTCAACAGTACATTACTTTATTAGTGGAGGCTTATCATGCTCACAATTGCTGCCTACCGTACCAATGTCATAATTCTCAATTACCTAAATTCAAAGTCCATAAGGGAGGCCCTTCCGTGCCCCGACGAGACAGGACTTGGTGGGAGAGGCAGGAGCGTGATCTCATAAGTACCCTTGTACCCAGGTAGATAGATACCTTATCGGGATTTGGTGTAATGATCCAGGCCCCAATAGTTTGTCCCCCACCACAGTCGTTCACAGTTAACAAGCAACTGCAGGTATGGATACTGCAGACATTAACGTAAATCACAAGCCCCTAAAGTTAGGCCCTGACCCAATCTGTTTCCCCTGTACTAAGTACTACATACCTACCCtattacctaggtaggcattGGATGGCTGAACTGTCTCACACACACACCTAAGTTAATTCTCTAGTAGAGCAATGGCTCAGAAGAAAGCAACTTCAACGTCCACATATTATATTGGCATGCCTTAGGTAGATATTTTGCGCACAGTAGGTTCTCTGATTAAAGACACGGTGATGCTACCTACCTTGTTCAGAAAGCCCTTGGGTTTTTTCACATTCCATGAACCATTCCTTGCCTTTCAAGAACTCACCTGCACATCGACGACACTTGTTCCTGCatgggatgttgaaggtCAAAAGAACGACTCAAGTTTGTTATCTACTTATCTGGTAAAGACTGACTAAGGCCAACTCAGAATTTCAACGTACGGtgcaaaaacaccaaacaagTGAGTGGCCCGCGAGCTCTTCGATGTAGGGGTTTGCCAGTACGGCATACATGGCGTTTCTTCCAACATCTCATCTAGTATGACGATATCTGAAGGCAGTCTTTCGTTGCTGGCCACTTCTCAATAACACTTCTAATCACCACGCACGTCCCTTGACCCTTCCACTATTGCACTGctttctcgagatcaagacaATCTGCACCTGCCGGGCCTACTGCGACCTTGCAAAGGCCGCCGTAGATTGAGCCTCCGGCAATGCGACTCCTGTCTTCGCCCTGGCCTATCCAGCCGGGCGTCACCCATGAAACGGGCACGGCACGGTCTCCACAGAAATGGGCAAGTCTTGGAGGTGTCAGCCTTGCTGGGAAGACTTCACAAGAAGACAACAATGTGAACCTCCCTCCGCGCTCAATGATCCGGCGGTGCTGACAAGTCGTGCAGCAGAGCCCTGAGGGATGCAAAAGCAAGATCGGAATCATCTACCCGTAGTGCTCATGCTGTCCTTCAGTCGTAGCCTCCTCCAATCTGACTATGGAATGCCGTGCTGACActcttctcgtcatcatcaaagcgTCGTCCATAACCATTTCCAGGCACCATGCGTCCACTGCTCTCAACATACTGTTTGAGCCGATCACTTTGGCTATAGGAGACAGGCCGCATGCCTGTGACAGCGTCGTGGAGCCCTGCTCCAAGACTAACACCGCCCTGGCCAACACCTTTACCTCCGATGACACTAGAAGATGCATCCGTATATTCGGAGTTGGCCACACTCTCACCTGCAATGCTTTCCGTAGCACGTCCGCGACTCTTCCCGCCTCGGCCTGGGGCCGTGACCCCAGGAAGCCCAGGCCATTGATCAGGAGTGAAGCTTGAAAACATGGGAGGGAAGGCGCTGCTAAGAGAGGCACCTCCAAATGCAGAGCCATGAACAGAAGACACATCGTCGGGGATGTAGGAAACCATGGAGCCTGCATCAAAATCTCGACCAGATGGAGGGGGGTTGAAGCGTCCTCCATTGGAATAGCTGCCGGCTCCGAACTGTGGTTGCTGGTTCTTTTGACGATAGCTAACCTTGGGTCGGCTGAACTGGAGCAAACATGCCTGCAGATTGGTCAACGGACCTTCGACAAAGCATTTGCGATCCTTGAAgtggacaagaagattgtGCCAAAGCTCATGTTTGGACAGCACCTTGGGATTGCCCAGGATGACGAGGCCATACTTGGCTCGAGTCAAGGCCACGTTCAAACGACGAGGGTCAGACAAAAACCCAATGCCCTGATTATCGTTGGATCGAACGCAAGATAGAACAATAAAGTCCTTCTCGCGACCTTGGAACGCATCAACCGATGCGACCTCGACTTCCTTATAGTATTCCTTTTTGTAGGTTCCTGAATTCTGCATAGTAGTCACGATGTAACTTCGCTGGCCTTCATATGGAGTAATAACGCCAATGTCAGCGGGTTTAACGCCGGCCTTAAAAAATCGAGTGAccgccttctcaacattggaTGCTTCTGTGCGGTTGAGGTATGAAGTTCCAGAGGCAGAAATCTCCTCGTGCCCCAGGTTAGACCAGAACATCATGGGCATCTCTGCGACGGGCCAAGGGAAGTCGACGTCCTTTCGAAGGCGATTCTCATGAGTGACACCGTTCTGCAAACTACCATCGTAGAACATGTTGGAAGGGAACTCGGATAGGCAAGGGTGCATTCGGTATTGGATGTTGAGCCGGATAGGCGACAATTTCAGGTTGACCAAGCGCTCGAAAAGCGACTGGTTAAGGCCAGCCTTGGCCGCCTTCTTGTTCATTATAACAGGGCCAAGCTGCTTGTGATCACCAACGAGGACGACCTGCTTAcatccaagaacaagagggATCATGCACTCAGGCTCCGCCGACTGGGTCGATTCATCAATCAGAACATTTCggaacttcatcttcgaaAGACGAGGGTCGCCAGCTCCCACGCATGTGCAGCAGACGACGTCAGCGTTGTTGAGAATATCTCGTTCAGCGATCTTGGTAAGCTGTTTGTacttcttctcatcctggcTGGACAGCTCGCCAAGCTCGTTCTTCAGCTGGGAAAGTTTGACAAGCTCGCTGTTGTGCTCTGACATGCGCACCTGCTCATGAAGAGCTAAGAAGCTGACTGATGATTCGACATCCTCGCGAGATTTGGCTGTGAGACGAACAACCTTGAGTCCTGTACGGTGAACACGCTCGCAGAGTTGGTCGACAGCGACGTTGGAAGGCGCACATACGAGGACCTGGTTTCCGCTCATCTTGGCTAAGTGGTAAATGATGGTAGCCGATGTGACAGTCTTGCCAGTTCCAGGAGGGCCTTGAATCAAACTCAGGGGCTTTTGAAGAACTGCCTTGATGGCGCCAACTTGACTTGGGTTGAGATCAGGGAGACCAGGGGCAGACCACTTCTTAGGCAGGTTTGTCTTCATGACCTGTAGCTGGACCTCATGGCCAAGCAATGTATGGAAAATGTAACCAGACACActcatatcatcaacagcaaatGTCTTCATGGCCAACTGCATGCGATCGTACGAAGTAGCTTTCCAAACGTAGTCTGCTGAGAAGTTGTGGGATAAGTCAGTGGGCACAAGCTTTTCGTTTCCAGTCTTGCGCAACTCCAGTGTGACCTCATCAGACTGGTTATTCGGGATCTTGATAACATAACCAACTCCTTCCCAAGGAGATCGCAGCTCGCCCTTGTAACGCAGGCGcatttcatcaccaacagcaagtTTGACGTCTCCGGATTCGATTTTGTGCAGGTTGAAGCTGACCAGATGCTTATTGTTCAAACCGTAGTCCCAGCGCACGAGGAGCCCATCTTCTGATTGTGCTTCCTTCAGTTTCTTGTCGTAGTCGGATTCCATTTTGACCAAAGGCCCAAAAATGTTTTGGTAGTGATAAGGATCGTCATAGTTTAGCAAGACAGGTTGAGGGTCGTCATCAATACTGGCTGccttctcaaggtcaaccACTGTCGCCTTAGGCTCGATCTTCCACATTTCCTCCAATTTGGCAATCATATTAGGCGTAAGGTGGCGGGCTCGGAGCTGTTCGGAGTCGGATGGGGTCGCGACAAGCCAAGGCAGAAAAGCTCGTTCTTCAATGAGGGGTTGCCATCGTGATGTATCCCAGTTCATGTCCTTGTTGGAGGTATTGGCGGCGCAAGGCTGTCGACAGAGGAGGACGACAACAGTATCGGACTTTGCTGGAATAAAGCCCAGGAGAAAGGCGTTTTTGGTTCCACAGTTATAGCATTCGAGTACAGTATCACCCAGCGTAGACTCAGGGTGGAGTTGAACCTCTTTATGGCGAGCTCGAACAAGATGATTCACAATGTGGGTCGAGGTGCCGTTGCCTCTCGCACTACAAAACCATTTATTGCAGGTGAGACATTTGACAACACATCCTGGGGAGTGAATGCCGCAATAACTAAAACCATATTAGCCAGATCCAAATATCAAGGCCATAGACAAAACCTACGCGCAGGCATGGGCAGGAagttctttctcttcatcctggCCTTTTAGTTTGAGTCCCGTCAGTCCGTCGATCGGGACACTGTTAAGGCTATCgttgtcgtcttcttcaaaagcCTCGGTCTggttatcatcatcatcggctcGGCGGCGGCCATTACGATCTCCATATTTGCCGTAGAGTAAGCTCTCGTCAGGGTCGATCGTGGAGAGGtcatcagctccagcttTGATGGCAGCGGCAGAGTCGGATATCAAATGATTCCCAACATGGGTGAAGGCGCCCTccatgttggtgttttgtttAAGTTGTTGGTGGCTCGTAGAGTTTTTCTGCACAAAGACCTATCAGCAGCTGAATGCCCCGCGTCAGGGCAAAGTAAGGGTGGCGGTGACGCAGTGAGCGATGACAAGGTTCAATACGTTCCTCGACAGCCAAGATAGCGAGCGCGACTTACCTAGAGCTATTATTCTTCCGGGAGGTATCCGTATGGGAGGCCCAGGGTGGCTCGGATCGGATAGTAAAAGTGTTTGGAAGTTGCAAGTCGCTGGTAAGGCTCACATCATCGCGGGAACGAATGCGCCGGTACAAAGAAGGGCCAGGCGGCGAGGTATCTACTCGGAGTCAGGCGAATTTGGCGAGTAGTAAGGACTGCCACAGAACGCACGTCACAAAGTTTGGCGGCAAGAAATTATGCCTTCTGTTGCAATTATATCCAGGTGAACAGTTGGACCCTCTTTGCTAAGTGTAGTTGGTGGGACATTTTGCGCCCACGTGATAGGCGGTTTTCGTTATCAATGGATGTCCGCCTCGATAAGGAACTTTTTCTTGCTACCTACTGAGTGATAGCGTACCTATCTAACCTAGAAATTTTATACATGTTGCAAAAGCTCAAGCATCACATTGTGAAAGCGGGCAGACGCCAAACCGATGATTGTAAGTTATAATAGGAGTTCCTATATCCTTCTCATGAATATTAACTCTATTGGTATAGCGCAAACAAGCGCGCCAAAGGCGCGATTACCTCTATCGAcgtgctcttcttctgcgaGACGCTGAGATCAGCGAGAAACGAGCCAAATTGagatcttctttggcttctggcAAGCCTTTGGATCCTTCAATTGCCAACGACAAGTCACTTCGCAAAGACTATCAGTATGACGAATCACGACCTGatctcaccaccaacgagCAGCTCGACTTGGACGATGAATATGCTCAGCTTTCAGGCATTGTCGATCCCCGCGTTCTTGTGACGACTTCACGAGATCCCTCGGCTAGATTATCAGCGTTCGCCAAGGAGATCAGACTTCTGCTTCCCACTGCCGTGCGCCTCAATCGCGGAAACCTCATCTTGCCCGATCTCGTACGCTCCGCTCAGTCAGCTGGCCTCTC
Proteins encoded in this region:
- a CDS encoding regulator-nonsense transcripts 1, which gives rise to MEGAFTHVGNHLISDSAAAIKAGADDLSTIDPDESLLYGKYGDRNGRRRADDDDNQTEAFEEDDNDSLNSVPIDGLTGLKLKGQDEEKELPAHACAYCGIHSPGCVVKCLTCNKWFCSARGNGTSTHIVNHLVRARHKEVQLHPESTLGDTVLECYNCGTKNAFLLGFIPAKSDTVVVLLCRQPCAANTSNKDMNWDTSRWQPLIEERAFLPWLVATPSDSEQLRARHLTPNMIAKLEEMWKIEPKATVVDLEKAASIDDDPQPVLLNYDDPYHYQNIFGPLVKMESDYDKKLKEAQSEDGLLVRWDYGLNNKHLVSFNLHKIESGDVKLAVGDEMRLRYKGELRSPWEGVGYVIKIPNNQSDEVTLELRKTGNEKLVPTDLSHNFSADYVWKATSYDRMQLAMKTFAVDDMSVSGYIFHTLLGHEVQLQVMKTNLPKKWSAPGLPDLNPSQVGAIKAVLQKPLSLIQGPPGTGKTVTSATIIYHLAKMSGNQVLVCAPSNVAVDQLCERVHRTGLKVVRLTAKSREDVESSVSFLALHEQVRMSEHNSELVKLSQLKNELGELSSQDEKKYKQLTKIAERDILNNADVVCCTCVGAGDPRLSKMKFRNVLIDESTQSAEPECMIPLVLGCKQVVLVGDHKQLGPVIMNKKAAKAGLNQSLFERLVNLKLSPIRLNIQYRMHPCLSEFPSNMFYDGSLQNGVTHENRLRKDVDFPWPVAEMPMMFWSNLGHEEISASGTSYLNRTEASNVEKAVTRFFKAGVKPADIGVITPYEGQRSYIVTTMQNSGTYKKEYYKEVEVASVDAFQGREKDFIVLSCVRSNDNQGIGFLSDPRRLNVALTRAKYGLVILGNPKVLSKHELWHNLLVHFKDRKCFVEGPLTNLQACLLQFSRPKVSYRQKNQQPQFGAGSYSNGGRFNPPPSGRDFDAGSMVSYIPDDVSSVHGSAFGGASLSSAFPPMFSSFTPDQWPGLPGVTAPGRGGKSRGRATESIAGESVANSEYTDASSSVIGGKGVGQGGVSLGAGLHDAVTGMRPVSYSQSDRLKQYVESSGRMVPGNGYGRRFDDDEKSVSTAFHSQIGGGYD